The genome window GGCGTGTCGTTCTCCCGGGAGGGGGTCATGGCCGCCGCCGCACACGGAGTCATGTCATGGCAGTCGAGCGCACGCTTTCCATCCTCAAGCCCGACGCCCTCGAGAAGGGTGTCGTCGGCCAGATCGTCGCCCGCTTCGAGAGCAAGGGCCTGAAGCCCGTCGCGATGAAGATGAAGCAGCTCACCGAGCAGGAGGCCGGTGGCTTCTACGCCGTGCACCGCGAGCGGCCCTTCTTCAAGGACCTGGTCAAGTTCATGACCTCGGGCCCGGTCGTCGTGATGGTGCTCGAGGGCGAGAACGCCGTCCTCGCCAACCGCGACATCATGGGCGCCACCAACCCCAAGGACGCAGCCCCGGGCACCATCCGCGCGGACTTCGCCGAGAGCATCGACGCGAACACCGTCCACGGGTCGGACAGCCTCGAGAACGCCCGCAACGAGATCGCCTACTTCTTCCCTGCCACGGAGATCGTGGCCTATGATTGGAAGAACAAGAAGTAATCGGCGGTTCGTCGGGTGCCAGTAGGCCCCCTTCGG of Vulgatibacter sp. contains these proteins:
- the ndk gene encoding nucleoside-diphosphate kinase; translated protein: MAVERTLSILKPDALEKGVVGQIVARFESKGLKPVAMKMKQLTEQEAGGFYAVHRERPFFKDLVKFMTSGPVVVMVLEGENAVLANRDIMGATNPKDAAPGTIRADFAESIDANTVHGSDSLENARNEIAYFFPATEIVAYDWKNKK